The following nucleotide sequence is from Aquarana catesbeiana isolate 2022-GZ linkage group LG08, ASM4218655v1, whole genome shotgun sequence.
ACTACTCTAggtaagtgatcaggattttttttgttttacacactaCAATTGCTTATATTAGTGGTGATCGCTGTTATAAGCAATCTTTTTCATGAATGGCATCTATTCtattcattgtgtactgttgtgaagCTGTAATTGGCCACAGGTATCACATGATACAGGTGCACTGTGATTGAtgctgtctgtaccatgtaatcaccgtgaccaatcacagtgatcaacaCAACAGTACagaatgaatggctatgaatgaaagccattctttgtgtacaactgtcatgtaatcgctgtgattggtcacagcgatcacttgGTACAAATGCACTGTGACCCTGCCTgtaacatgtgatcactgtgattggccctgtctgtaccgtgAGTACTATGAGCAATCGGTGATcaacacaacagtacacaatgaatgAAAGCCACTCATTGCGTACATCTGTCATGTGATCaatgtgattagtcacagcaatcacatggtacagatgcactgtaATTGGCCTTGTCTGTActgtgtgatcactgtgattggtcacagtgcacaacagtacacaatgaatggctgcgaatgaaagccattcaatgtgtacaactgtcatacaacactgtgattggtcaaagcgatCCCATGGCCCATACCGGCCCAGTACAATGATCTGTCGTCCGCTGTGActggtggacacagcgggtgacagatcgtgCCGCAGCATGGTGCAATCttggaaggacatcatatgatgtccatccAGGATGGTAGAGCTCCTACTCAGCCATCAGTAGGCCTGGTGGGAAGCAGGTAATATTATTCATTCATATAGCTTTGACATATACCGTGGTGCTATACAAAGACCACTGAGGCATTCACACCAttctctgcaccagaagagcttacactctaatgtgccCCCCAcggtcacacactattattattattattattctacatttaTTTTAAAGGTTTCAGTTTGTTATCTTCTTCTTCACAGATTTGCTTGAGCCCACAAGCACACCTCTAGTCCCTGATGCCTCTGTCCCCTCTCCGGCCTGCTCTAACGAAATCCAGAACAGCAACGATCAAGAAGACAGCATGTCTACCATGTGCGATCCCATCATGAGCAAGTTGGACCTAAACTCGGCGGTGGACTTTTCATCGTGCGACGAGGGAGACCTTTCGGACGGTGAAACATCTGCACCCATCGATGAGCAACAAATGCCCGTTTGTACAGATGATTCACAGACTGTGGAGAGGACACCGTCTACCCCTGGTGGAACCGACTCCACACAGCCAGCCGCTACTTCCGCAAGCCATTTGCCATCAGCTACTGCCGGTGTAGATGTGGCGGCACCAACTACAACCGAGCCTTTGCAGCCTACGACCAATCATGTGTTGTCTACACTGACTCGAATGGACCATGTGCAATCTACCAATCATATAACATCTACATATGTCCGGACAGACCACCCAACGTTGGCAGCTACCGCAGCGGACAATGTGCCGTCTACGGTGACTGATAAAGACCACCTGCCACCTATACCCGTTCAAGCTGGTCACATACAGTCCTCAGGTACAGAAAACACACAGGCAGCAGTTACTCACAAAGAGTACACCCCCCTTTCAACCCTCTTTACCGATCACACACAACCTACCGGTGTAGACCTAGCAAATTCTACGCCCGCCAAGGAACCCGCCCGGAAGCCAAGATTCTTTTCCCCGGATAAAAAGCCCATGTGCCCCGACTGCGGAAAGTGCTTTCGGTGGCAGTCAGAGGTCCTGTTCCACCAGAGGAAGCACACGGGCGAGAAGCCTTACTGCTGCGCCAAGTGCGGCCAGTGTTTCAGCCGCATCCCGCATCTGGTGATCCACGAGCGCAGCCACACAGGAGAGCGACCCTACATATGCTCCGAGTGCAAGAAATGCTTCGGCAGCAAATCCGAACTCAACGAGCACCGCAAGAGGCATCGGGGGTTGAGGATCCACCCGTGCCCAGATTGCGACAAAGCTTTCATCACCAAATCGGACCTGGGCAAGCACAAGCGCAGCCACACGGGGGAAAAGCCCCACCCGTGCTCAGTATGCGGCAAGTGCTTCACACTGCGCTCTGGCGTCATCCGCCACGAAAAGACCCACACGGGCGAGCGGCCATTCTCGTGCACGGAGTGCGGCAAGGCCTATGTCAGCAATTCTGAGCTCATCAACCACATGCGGACTCACACGGGGGAGCGGCCTTTCACCTGCCTCGACTGTGGCAAGTGCTTCTACAGCAGCTCCGACCTCATGAAACACCGCCGGTGCCACTCGGGGGAAAAGCCGCACCCCTGCTCCATCTGTGGCAAGTCTTACACCTCCAAGTCGGTGCTGTACCGGCACCAGAAGATCCACACCAAGGTCAAGCCGTTTACCTGTGACACCTGCGGCAAGTGCTTTACAAAGGAAAAGACTCTGGAGAACCACCAGAAGATTCACAAGAAGATCAAACCTCACTGCTGCATGGAATGCGGGAAAAGCTTCTACAGGCCCTCGGCACTGACCAAACACATGAGAACCCACAATCCTTAGGGAACTTTATCTGTGCCCAGAGCACCGTTCAAAAGTGTACTGAATGTTGATCATGCCACTTTTTATTTTGTGAATGAGGCTTAAGTTGGGACCTTTTTAGGACTTCAGTGATCAAATACAGCATCGTGTTTCATCTCCTTCATTGATAAATTtgtacatgttgacatttgtatttaaaaaaatcagTTTACCAGAAAAGTATGTTTTTGTTCTGCCTGGAGTTTTGTGAATACAGCTGGTGAACAGAAGATGAGCAGCCTCCGACTATGCCGATTTTATTGCTCTAACCCCAGTCAACAACCTTCCATCTACTTCAGCTCCTCCCCACTCTGTCCACCATCACATCATTGTAGGCATCAACCAACCTTCCATCTACTTCacctcctctccacctcatccaccaTCACATCATTATAGACATCACCCAACCTTCCACCTACTTCAGTTCCTCCCCACTCCATTCACCATCACATCATTATCGGCATCGCCCAACCTTCCACCTACTTCAGTTCCTCCCCACTCCATTCACCATCCCATCATTATAGGCATCGCCCAACCTTCCACCTACTTCAGTTCCTCCCCACTCCATTCACCATCACATCATTATAGGCATCACCCAACCTTCCACCTACTTCAGTTCCTCCCCACTCCATTCACCATCACATCATTATAGGCATCACCCAACCTTCCACCTATGTCAGCTTCTCCCCATCCCATTCACCACATTATTATAGGCATAACACAACCTTCCACCTACTTCAGCTCCTGCCCACCCCATCCACCATCACATCATTGTGAGCATCCCCGAACCTTCTACCTACTTCAGCTCCTCCCCACCCCATCCACTATCACATAATTATAGGCATCACCCAACCTTCCACCTACTTTAGCTCCTTCCCACCCCATCCACCATCACATCATTATAGGCATCCCCCTTTCACCATATAAAAAGGCTGTAAAGTTATGTCCATTGATATTTTCATTCTTCCAGGTTATGGGATAACTAGACCAAACAAAAGTGAAAAAGAGGTGCTGGATACAAGTTATCACGGGGCACACTGGTTCCAGTTCggtagcatttaaaaaaaacagggAAACCCTCTAGGAATGGATTGGGGCAAACCAGAGTTGAGAATCTCTATATAATAAGAGCACCAAACAAgggctaaagccccatacacactatcagattttctgctgatttttgtcttcagatttacaaaaaccatgtagtgcaagggcctgcctgattgcatacaaattgaaactcctaaggtttgacctcatattacatggttttagtaaatctgaaaaaaaatcagcagaaaatctgatagtgtgtatggggcttcagaGTCCAACTTTTAATGGTAAAAAATGCAGAACATTGAATACATAACCCCTTTCCCTTTTTCAGAGCTTAGGTACTCTTAGTCTTAGGAACCTTGACATGGAGGAAGAAGGAGTCCCAA
It contains:
- the LOC141106448 gene encoding uncharacterized protein, with the protein product MDKDGQPVAERILNLAIEIICLLTGERFPAVKSGDLVTIAVPPPDSLTVERNSEQKILEVTQKIIALLTGEVPNGSEEVEVSISLEQIVLQEAEKTLEKDPLVENEQIPESEDLLEPTSTPLVPDASVPSPACSNEIQNSNDQEDSMSTMCDPIMSKLDLNSAVDFSSCDEGDLSDGETSAPIDEQQMPVCTDDSQTVERTPSTPGGTDSTQPAATSASHLPSATAGVDVAAPTTTEPLQPTTNHVLSTLTRMDHVQSTNHITSTYVRTDHPTLAATAADNVPSTVTDKDHLPPIPVQAGHIQSSGTENTQAAVTHKEYTPLSTLFTDHTQPTGVDLANSTPAKEPARKPRFFSPDKKPMCPDCGKCFRWQSEVLFHQRKHTGEKPYCCAKCGQCFSRIPHLVIHERSHTGERPYICSECKKCFGSKSELNEHRKRHRGLRIHPCPDCDKAFITKSDLGKHKRSHTGEKPHPCSVCGKCFTLRSGVIRHEKTHTGERPFSCTECGKAYVSNSELINHMRTHTGERPFTCLDCGKCFYSSSDLMKHRRCHSGEKPHPCSICGKSYTSKSVLYRHQKIHTKVKPFTCDTCGKCFTKEKTLENHQKIHKKIKPHCCMECGKSFYRPSALTKHMRTHNP